Proteins encoded by one window of Rubrobacter indicoceani:
- the pheT gene encoding phenylalanine--tRNA ligase subunit beta translates to MRVPLSWLREYIDFDLSVEELVRVITLHSQEIDGVYRYGVPEGEVVVGELLTFDRHPNADKLHVSKVDVGGSEVQIVTGAPNPYAGARVPVILPGSRLADGTKLKKAKLRGLESYGMMMSERELGMSNEHDGIMLLDETYETGKPLTDYFPINEVVLDIDVTPNRPDLWGVIGVARELAAILKTDFRTPGIELRPGGAPTSEYTLRVEAGELCPRYDLRRIAGVDPTRPTPVWMKRWIFTSGMRPIGAVVDASNFTMLETGQPNHIFDAQKVREGIVVRRANVAEKMTMLDGSTRELDPEMLVIADEERGLVVAGVMGAEDAEVSGTTTDLLVEVATFDGVNIMQTSSRLGLRTDASGRNERGLDPGMVDFARDRVSSLVASITGGTVADDTLSEYPHPVEPLSLNLRLDRAEALLGVPVAETDAKSYLGALGCVVEGAGTLSVKVPTFRRDLTREADLIEEVGRLIGLDVIPEELPATDVPGGLTPRQQRTRKLRYLLTGLGLSEAMLYPFGPDRWGRALGFDSTISLKNPLSADLKNLRTTLLPGLLDATARNRAHGSRSGGLFEVGRVYRRATENAPADAAAAFRMRGERGEAAESSLTGVSESSRVSVVVDGDVRAPSWIPEPTAVAIEFFRVKGMVERMVPGATFGRAGLPFLHPGRSAVVKVGGREVGWVGELHPGVASAFDLDVSGRKVAAFELKLDACAVDPEPDFETFYNVPAVGRDLAVVVGSEVPAKDLLKTARAAAGETLDESGVFDVYEGEQVPEGRKSVALSFVFRGSETLTDKAVDAEMLAISNALERDLGAQVRG, encoded by the coding sequence ACGCTCCACTCGCAGGAGATAGACGGTGTCTACCGTTACGGGGTGCCGGAGGGTGAGGTGGTAGTGGGAGAACTTCTCACCTTCGACCGGCATCCGAACGCCGACAAGCTCCACGTCTCGAAGGTAGACGTGGGCGGCTCCGAGGTTCAGATCGTCACGGGGGCCCCGAACCCTTACGCCGGAGCGCGCGTCCCGGTTATCCTTCCCGGAAGCCGGCTGGCCGACGGGACAAAGCTCAAGAAGGCGAAGCTTCGTGGCCTGGAGTCGTACGGGATGATGATGAGCGAGCGCGAGCTCGGCATGTCAAACGAACACGACGGCATCATGCTCCTCGACGAAACCTACGAAACCGGGAAGCCGCTTACGGACTACTTCCCGATAAACGAAGTCGTCCTCGACATAGATGTAACCCCGAACCGCCCGGACCTGTGGGGGGTTATCGGGGTGGCGCGGGAGCTTGCGGCCATCCTGAAAACAGACTTCCGCACCCCCGGGATAGAGCTTCGACCGGGCGGTGCGCCGACCTCGGAGTACACGCTTCGGGTCGAAGCCGGGGAACTGTGCCCGAGGTACGACCTTCGTCGTATAGCGGGGGTAGACCCGACGCGACCTACGCCGGTGTGGATGAAGCGCTGGATCTTCACCAGCGGGATGCGACCGATCGGCGCCGTTGTTGATGCAAGCAACTTCACGATGCTGGAGACCGGGCAGCCGAACCACATCTTTGACGCGCAGAAGGTACGGGAGGGCATCGTGGTGCGTCGGGCGAATGTCGCAGAGAAGATGACGATGCTCGACGGCTCGACCCGCGAGCTCGACCCGGAGATGCTCGTCATAGCCGACGAGGAGCGTGGCCTCGTGGTCGCCGGGGTGATGGGCGCGGAGGACGCCGAAGTCTCCGGGACGACCACCGACCTTCTTGTAGAGGTCGCCACCTTCGACGGGGTCAACATCATGCAGACCTCCTCCAGGCTCGGCCTGAGAACCGACGCCTCCGGCCGAAACGAGCGGGGCCTCGACCCCGGGATGGTGGACTTCGCCCGCGACCGGGTCTCTTCTCTTGTTGCTTCGATCACGGGCGGAACCGTCGCTGACGACACCTTGAGCGAGTACCCGCACCCGGTCGAACCCTTGAGCCTGAACCTCCGACTCGACCGCGCCGAAGCCCTGCTCGGCGTGCCTGTAGCGGAAACGGATGCGAAAAGTTATCTGGGTGCGCTCGGCTGTGTAGTCGAGGGTGCCGGGACGCTCTCGGTGAAGGTGCCGACCTTCAGGCGGGACCTCACGCGGGAGGCCGATCTTATAGAAGAGGTCGGGCGGCTCATAGGGCTGGATGTCATACCCGAAGAGCTTCCCGCGACAGACGTACCGGGCGGCCTGACCCCCCGGCAGCAGCGCACGCGCAAGCTCCGCTACCTGCTCACCGGTCTCGGGCTTTCGGAGGCGATGCTCTATCCGTTCGGACCGGACCGCTGGGGCCGGGCTCTCGGCTTCGATTCGACGATCTCGCTGAAGAACCCCCTGAGCGCCGATCTGAAGAACCTCAGAACGACGCTGCTCCCCGGACTTCTCGACGCAACGGCCAGAAACAGGGCGCACGGATCTCGGAGCGGCGGCCTCTTCGAGGTCGGGCGCGTCTACCGGCGGGCGACGGAAAACGCCCCCGCAGACGCCGCTGCTGCGTTCAGGATGCGTGGTGAACGCGGTGAGGCCGCTGAGTCGTCGCTCACGGGCGTGTCGGAGTCGTCGAGGGTCTCGGTCGTCGTGGACGGGGACGTACGGGCCCCCTCGTGGATTCCGGAACCGACAGCCGTCGCCATCGAGTTTTTCAGGGTGAAGGGAATGGTCGAGCGCATGGTCCCCGGCGCGACGTTCGGGAGAGCCGGGCTGCCATTTTTGCACCCCGGTCGCTCGGCGGTAGTAAAGGTGGGGGGGAGGGAGGTCGGCTGGGTCGGAGAACTGCATCCCGGCGTGGCTTCGGCCTTCGACCTCGACGTTTCCGGGAGAAAGGTCGCGGCCTTCGAGCTGAAGCTCGACGCCTGCGCGGTAGACCCGGAGCCGGACTTCGAAACCTTCTACAACGTTCCGGCCGTCGGACGCGACCTGGCGGTCGTGGTCGGCTCGGAGGTCCCGGCGAAGGATCTCCTGAAAACCGCCCGGGCGGCTGCGGGCGAGACGCTCGATGAGTCCGGCGTCTTCGACGTCTACGAAGGCGAGCAGGTTCCGGAGGGCAGGAAAAGCGTTGCTCTGTCGTTTGTCTTCCGGGGCAGCGAGACGCTCACCGACAAAGCCGTGGATGCGGAGATGCTGGCCATCTCCAACGCGCTCGAAAGAGACCTCGGAGCGCAGGTTCGCGGCTAG
- a CDS encoding GNAT family N-acetyltransferase codes for MQTERDRHLNYSGRIELRPHERADFPLYEEWYAATDIWNLSSWRAHPMKPAETRELFEGRQNSATDISFAIHLKESESSTVVIGTIGLMNINDVASSGDLSIIIGRPEHRGSGYGPEAIALMLDHGFEKAGLDKISLSVFDFNSAAIRTYRRLGFVYDGKIQNAVTREDGSHDAILMALTADMWRRRRL; via the coding sequence ATGCAAACCGAAAGAGACAGACACCTGAACTACAGCGGGCGCATCGAACTGCGCCCCCACGAACGGGCCGACTTCCCGCTCTACGAAGAGTGGTACGCCGCGACCGATATCTGGAACCTCTCCAGCTGGCGGGCGCACCCGATGAAACCCGCCGAGACAAGAGAGCTCTTCGAGGGTCGCCAGAATTCGGCGACCGATATCTCGTTCGCCATCCACTTAAAGGAATCCGAAAGCTCCACGGTGGTCATTGGGACGATCGGGCTGATGAACATAAACGATGTGGCTTCTTCGGGGGATCTCTCGATCATCATCGGCAGGCCCGAGCACCGGGGGAGCGGTTACGGCCCGGAGGCGATAGCGCTTATGCTGGATCACGGCTTCGAAAAGGCGGGCTTGGACAAGATCTCCCTGAGCGTCTTTGACTTCAACTCAGCCGCCATCAGAACCTACAGGCGGCTGGGCTTTGTCTACGACGGAAAGATCCAGAACGCCGTTACCCGCGAAGACGGCTCGCACGACGCTATTCTGATGGCCCTGACCGCCGATATGTGGCGCAGACGCCGGCTCTAG
- a CDS encoding DNA-3-methyladenine glycosylase, translating to MDLLGCSLVHETQEGVTAGIIVETEAYRQYDPACHAYNGPTMRNRNLFAGPGVVYVYLSYGVHSLINLVCEKEGYGSAVLVRALRPTEGVGLMQKRRGPKVKPKDLTNGPGKLSQALGVDLSLDGGDLESGPLRVFADDFDALRGEIVATTRIGITKGAELPWRYLATGEKDVSVKPGPVSAKNLRRLYR from the coding sequence ATAGACCTCCTCGGCTGCAGCCTCGTTCACGAGACGCAGGAGGGTGTAACTGCCGGGATCATCGTCGAAACCGAAGCGTATCGTCAGTACGACCCGGCCTGTCACGCCTACAACGGCCCGACGATGCGGAACCGCAACCTCTTCGCCGGACCGGGCGTCGTCTACGTCTACCTCTCCTACGGCGTCCACAGCCTCATCAACCTTGTGTGTGAGAAAGAAGGCTACGGTAGCGCGGTTCTGGTCCGGGCGCTGCGTCCGACCGAAGGCGTAGGGCTGATGCAGAAGCGGCGCGGACCGAAGGTTAAACCGAAAGACCTCACGAACGGCCCGGGCAAGCTCTCGCAGGCGCTCGGGGTCGACCTCTCGCTGGACGGTGGCGACCTGGAGTCCGGGCCGCTGCGGGTTTTTGCGGATGACTTCGATGCGCTCCGGGGCGAGATAGTCGCAACGACAAGGATCGGCATTACGAAGGGCGCGGAATTGCCCTGGCGCTATCTTGCGACCGGGGAGAAGGACGTATCCGTAAAGCCCGGACCCGTCAGCGCAAAGAACCTGCGGAGGCTTTACCGGTAG
- a CDS encoding transglycosylase domain-containing protein, with amino-acid sequence MARTYPKQPARGGSRASQNKRAVKPPGKSVKKTRFALIKSRVLWFFGMFLLLSFVAGLCFAVGGYLGLAKSVNQLGVAENIETHPTYIYSAPLGENEGSRRVIGTIFQGENRKTTTLDQMPPDLLNALVAKEDERFREHAGVDVWGIMRALYVDVRAGEVVEGASTITQQYVRNAYLNQETTIKRKIKEALIAIQIETVRSKDEILADYLNTAYFGSNAYGVEAASETYFNKSVRDLSIAESATLVGLVWSPSTLGQDKAGAQAQRDLVIEQMYGAGYLTQQDYETALEESMPEEWPQAAMVESGLTGPQITRNFTEMVQDQLINEYGANTVLQGGLTVDTTLDLEAQQAAQDVIYGPAGYLASPDAPDAALISIDQQTGEIRAMVGNRDQSSQFNLATQSRRQPGSSFKPFAMIAALEQGIDPSTQFVSEDKTYRADQSLGLLETWKVKNFADAERGSISLEEALWESDNTVFTDLMMNVGGRGLANGPKAVADVATRLGLTADFGKGDPSIVLGTKEQSPLEMTQAYATIANDGTRLDVTAINRVVQNEGQESERVLKENTPDEGFQAIRPEIAQQLTSMMIGDVMWGIADDAALDNGQPVAGKTGTSESFFDSWFLGYTPELTTGIWMGYGEGGATLEDYLDPEGIYYGAYGSPEDIFSDYMTEAFGDDPVTQFGSGVEIPTGPEGQTAPTAEEESPGGGGGRNATDVSVSQTTPTYDPTTGELIQ; translated from the coding sequence ATGGCTCGTACTTATCCAAAACAGCCCGCTCGCGGAGGTTCGCGGGCCTCCCAGAACAAGCGGGCGGTCAAGCCTCCGGGCAAATCGGTCAAGAAGACGCGGTTTGCGCTCATCAAATCTCGGGTTCTGTGGTTTTTCGGCATGTTTCTTCTTCTTTCGTTTGTCGCCGGGCTCTGCTTTGCGGTCGGCGGGTATCTCGGGCTGGCCAAGAGCGTAAACCAGCTCGGCGTGGCTGAGAACATCGAGACACACCCGACCTACATCTATTCGGCTCCGCTCGGTGAGAACGAAGGTTCCCGGCGGGTCATAGGGACGATCTTCCAGGGCGAGAACCGCAAGACCACGACGCTGGATCAGATGCCCCCCGATCTCCTGAACGCGCTGGTCGCAAAAGAAGACGAGCGGTTCAGGGAGCACGCCGGGGTGGACGTGTGGGGCATCATGCGCGCGCTGTACGTGGACGTGCGGGCCGGAGAAGTCGTCGAGGGGGCGTCTACGATCACCCAGCAGTACGTCAGGAACGCATACCTGAACCAGGAGACGACGATCAAGCGCAAGATCAAGGAGGCTTTGATCGCCATCCAGATCGAAACCGTCAGGAGCAAGGACGAGATCCTCGCCGATTACCTGAACACGGCGTACTTCGGGAGCAACGCTTACGGGGTCGAAGCCGCCTCCGAGACGTACTTCAACAAGTCGGTCCGGGATCTCTCGATAGCGGAATCCGCGACCCTTGTCGGGCTGGTGTGGTCGCCCTCCACGCTCGGGCAGGACAAGGCCGGAGCGCAGGCGCAGCGCGACCTCGTTATCGAGCAGATGTACGGGGCCGGATACCTCACCCAGCAGGACTACGAAACCGCTCTGGAAGAGTCGATGCCGGAAGAGTGGCCGCAGGCGGCGATGGTCGAGAGCGGGCTTACGGGGCCGCAGATCACCCGCAACTTCACCGAGATGGTTCAGGATCAGCTGATAAACGAATACGGTGCAAACACCGTTCTTCAGGGCGGCCTGACCGTTGATACGACGCTCGACCTGGAGGCTCAGCAGGCAGCTCAGGACGTTATCTACGGGCCGGCGGGATACCTTGCAAGCCCGGACGCGCCGGATGCCGCGCTTATCTCCATAGACCAGCAGACCGGCGAGATCCGGGCGATGGTCGGCAACCGGGATCAGTCCTCGCAGTTCAACCTTGCGACGCAGTCCCGCCGGCAGCCGGGAAGTTCGTTCAAGCCTTTCGCCATGATAGCGGCCCTGGAGCAGGGCATAGACCCGAGTACGCAGTTTGTCTCGGAGGACAAAACGTACCGAGCCGACCAGTCCCTCGGCCTTCTTGAGACCTGGAAGGTCAAGAACTTCGCCGACGCGGAGCGCGGCTCCATAAGCCTTGAAGAAGCACTCTGGGAGTCGGACAACACGGTCTTCACCGACCTGATGATGAATGTAGGCGGTCGGGGTCTTGCAAACGGGCCGAAGGCGGTCGCGGACGTCGCAACGAGGCTCGGCCTGACCGCGGACTTCGGAAAAGGGGACCCGTCCATCGTTCTCGGCACCAAAGAGCAGTCGCCGCTCGAAATGACCCAGGCCTACGCAACGATCGCCAACGACGGCACCAGGCTCGATGTCACAGCGATCAACCGCGTCGTTCAGAACGAAGGTCAGGAGAGCGAGCGGGTGCTCAAGGAGAACACGCCGGACGAAGGTTTTCAGGCCATCCGACCGGAGATTGCGCAGCAGCTGACGAGCATGATGATCGGCGACGTCATGTGGGGCATCGCGGACGACGCCGCGCTGGATAACGGTCAGCCGGTCGCCGGAAAGACCGGGACCAGCGAGAGCTTCTTTGACTCCTGGTTTCTCGGCTACACCCCGGAACTTACGACCGGGATCTGGATGGGCTACGGTGAGGGCGGCGCGACGCTTGAGGACTACCTGGACCCCGAAGGCATCTACTACGGTGCGTACGGCTCCCCCGAAGATATCTTCAGCGACTACATGACCGAGGCCTTCGGTGACGACCCCGTAACGCAGTTCGGAAGCGGGGTCGAGATCCCGACCGGCCCCGAGGGGCAGACCGCCCCGACCGCCGAGGAAGAGTCTCCAGGAGGAGGCGGTGGTCGAAACGCCACGGACGTCTCCGTCTCACAGACGACCCCGACCTACGACCCGACGACCGGTGAGCTGATCCAGTAA
- the tyrS gene encoding tyrosine--tRNA ligase, translating into MSGTSQPVFDNAVDIVPRDELSRRLEGGRSLRIKLGLDPTAPDIHLGHSVVLRKLRQFQDLGHTAVLIIGDYTALIGDPSGRSKTRPMLTPEEIEANTKTYLDQAYLILDPERTEVRRNSEWLAPFDMADIIRLTRSTTVARMLERDDFARRFAANESISLTELLYSMMQAYDSVAVDADVELGGTDQLYNLLMGRHVMEFYGKKAQCVLTMPLLVGTDGRKKMSKSLGNYIGLTDTPQDVFGKVMSIPDSLMPNYYALLLGEPLPEGEPVRQKRDLGRSLVAALHGEEAVRAAEQHFDTVTSRGVPEDIPEVKLEKGEVWIVDLITRAGFAKTNGEARRFIKGGAVRLEGDPLSDEKLTLDPESLEGKVLQVGKRRYARLVAGER; encoded by the coding sequence ATGTCCGGAACTTCCCAGCCCGTTTTCGACAACGCCGTAGACATCGTTCCCCGCGACGAACTCTCCCGCCGCCTCGAGGGCGGAAGATCCCTCCGTATCAAACTCGGCCTCGACCCTACCGCACCGGACATCCACCTCGGGCACTCCGTCGTGCTTAGAAAGCTCCGACAGTTCCAGGACCTCGGCCACACCGCCGTCCTTATTATCGGCGATTACACCGCCCTTATCGGGGACCCGTCGGGCCGCTCGAAGACCCGTCCTATGCTGACGCCCGAGGAAATCGAGGCAAACACAAAGACCTACCTCGACCAGGCCTACCTTATCCTCGATCCCGAGAGGACCGAGGTCCGGCGCAACTCCGAGTGGCTTGCGCCTTTCGACATGGCCGACATAATCCGTCTCACCCGCTCGACGACCGTTGCCCGTATGCTGGAGCGCGACGACTTCGCCCGACGCTTCGCCGCCAACGAGTCCATTTCCCTGACGGAACTGCTCTACTCGATGATGCAGGCCTACGACTCCGTTGCCGTAGACGCCGACGTGGAACTCGGCGGCACGGACCAGCTCTACAACCTGCTCATGGGGCGCCACGTTATGGAGTTCTACGGCAAGAAGGCACAGTGCGTGCTCACCATGCCCCTGCTGGTCGGAACCGATGGCCGGAAAAAGATGTCCAAGTCGCTCGGCAACTACATCGGTCTTACCGACACCCCGCAGGACGTCTTCGGCAAAGTCATGTCCATCCCCGACTCACTTATGCCCAACTACTACGCCCTCCTATTAGGGGAGCCTCTTCCCGAAGGCGAACCCGTCCGGCAGAAGCGCGATCTCGGACGCTCTCTTGTAGCCGCCCTCCACGGTGAAGAAGCCGTCCGGGCCGCCGAGCAGCACTTCGACACCGTAACCAGTCGCGGCGTCCCCGAGGACATACCGGAGGTCAAGTTGGAGAAGGGGGAGGTCTGGATCGTAGACCTCATAACCCGCGCCGGTTTCGCAAAGACCAACGGCGAAGCCCGACGCTTCATCAAAGGCGGGGCCGTCAGGCTCGAAGGAGACCCGCTCTCCGATGAGAAACTCACCCTCGACCCCGAAAGCCTCGAAGGAAAAGTCCTGCAGGTCGGAAAGCGGCGTTACGCCCGGCTTGTAGCCGGAGAGAGGTAG
- a CDS encoding TraR/DksA family transcriptional regulator: MANGSLSQEFVDGQREKLEGLRAQLERIISGMQEDEQDRADQENDAQFDGGDMSQQMFTREMDATIGEQSEERLRDVKRALEKIDEGTYGICEDTGESIPEGRLKAIPEALRTVEAQEKLGR; this comes from the coding sequence ATGGCGAACGGGAGCTTGAGTCAGGAGTTCGTGGATGGTCAGCGCGAGAAGCTTGAGGGCTTGAGGGCGCAACTGGAGCGGATAATCTCGGGGATGCAGGAGGATGAGCAGGACCGCGCCGATCAGGAGAACGACGCGCAGTTCGACGGTGGCGACATGAGCCAGCAGATGTTCACCCGCGAGATGGATGCGACCATCGGTGAGCAGTCCGAGGAGCGGCTGCGAGACGTGAAGCGCGCGCTCGAGAAGATAGACGAGGGAACCTACGGTATCTGTGAGGATACCGGTGAGTCCATCCCGGAGGGTCGGCTCAAGGCAATACCCGAGGCGCTCCGCACCGTCGAAGCGCAGGAAAAGCTGGGGAGATAA
- a CDS encoding ArsA family ATPase, with product MTMRTILYTGKGGVGKTSVAAATALKAAKAGKKILVMSTDPAHSLADAFDSPIGPDPQLMAQNLWAQEMDQGQILEENWSDIQGYVTSLFEWQGADQLEAEELAMFPGMDELFGLLMIRRHHQEGNYDALIVDAAPTGETLKLLSLPDQMSWFVEKILPVERRVAKVIRPFARSTKNLPPLPEDSFFGAVKRFYEAVASVEDILTDSENASIRLVANAEKMVIAEARRAYTYLNLYSYGVDAVVVNRLLPDSVSDPYFRAWRESQARHMETINASFSPIPILTAKLFDREMFGLEALSELSEDVFADDEPLDMLFRGTTHDIVKNGEGYDVVWHLPLVEKENVDLSKKGAELSVKVGNYKRSIVLPDSMSRLEAVGAGVEGENLKVRLRDAG from the coding sequence ATGACTATGCGGACGATACTTTATACGGGCAAGGGCGGGGTCGGAAAGACGAGCGTTGCGGCGGCGACCGCGCTGAAGGCGGCGAAGGCTGGGAAAAAGATACTCGTCATGAGCACCGACCCGGCACACTCGCTCGCCGACGCCTTTGACTCACCGATAGGGCCTGATCCGCAGTTGATGGCCCAGAACCTTTGGGCGCAGGAGATGGATCAGGGCCAGATTCTCGAAGAGAACTGGTCGGATATCCAGGGCTACGTCACCTCTCTCTTTGAGTGGCAGGGCGCGGATCAACTCGAAGCCGAAGAGCTGGCGATGTTCCCCGGCATGGACGAACTCTTCGGCCTGCTCATGATCCGGCGGCACCATCAGGAGGGCAACTACGATGCCCTGATCGTGGACGCCGCCCCGACCGGGGAAACCCTGAAGCTCCTCAGTCTGCCGGATCAGATGAGCTGGTTTGTGGAGAAGATTCTGCCCGTGGAGCGACGCGTGGCGAAGGTCATTCGGCCGTTCGCCCGCTCGACAAAGAACCTGCCGCCCCTGCCGGAGGACAGCTTTTTCGGGGCTGTGAAACGCTTTTACGAGGCCGTCGCGAGCGTCGAGGATATCTTGACGGACAGCGAGAACGCCTCTATCCGGCTTGTCGCGAACGCGGAGAAGATGGTCATAGCAGAGGCGCGGCGGGCATACACTTACCTGAACCTCTACAGCTACGGGGTTGACGCGGTCGTGGTGAACCGGCTGTTGCCGGACTCCGTCTCCGACCCGTACTTCCGGGCATGGCGCGAGTCGCAGGCGCGTCACATGGAGACGATTAACGCTTCGTTCAGCCCTATCCCCATTCTTACCGCAAAGCTCTTTGACCGGGAGATGTTCGGCCTCGAAGCACTCTCGGAACTCTCGGAAGATGTGTTTGCGGACGATGAACCGCTGGATATGCTCTTCCGGGGTACGACGCACGATATAGTGAAGAACGGCGAGGGCTACGATGTGGTCTGGCACCTGCCGCTTGTCGAGAAGGAGAACGTGGACCTCTCAAAAAAGGGGGCGGAGCTCTCGGTGAAGGTCGGGAACTACAAGCGGAGCATCGTCCTGCCGGATTCGATGTCGCGGCTGGAGGCGGTCGGGGCTGGCGTGGAAGGCGAGAACCTGAAGGTGAGGCTCAGAGATGCCGGATAG
- the pdxS gene encoding pyridoxal 5'-phosphate synthase lyase subunit PdxS — MTDTIENGNGTTSTFRVKSGMARMLKGGVIMDVVNAEQAKIAEASGAVAVMALERVPADIRAEGGVSRMSDPEMILGIQEVVSIPVMAKARIGHFVEAQVLEALEVDYIDESEVLTPADEANHIDKHGFGVPFVCGATNLGEALRRIGEGAAMIRSKGEAGTGNVVEATRHMRAIRGGIKRLATLDANETMAEAKNLGAPYELVKHIAQTGELPVVLFTAGGIATPADAAMMMQLGADGVFVGSGIFKSGDPAKRAEAIVRATTNFRDAKAIAEVSKGLGEAMVGRTTTDMPDSERLATRGW, encoded by the coding sequence ATGACCGATACGATCGAGAACGGTAACGGAACGACGAGCACGTTCCGGGTGAAGAGCGGGATGGCGCGGATGCTCAAGGGCGGGGTTATCATGGACGTGGTGAACGCGGAGCAGGCGAAGATAGCCGAGGCCTCCGGCGCGGTCGCGGTGATGGCCCTGGAGCGCGTCCCGGCAGATATCCGGGCCGAGGGCGGCGTCTCGCGGATGAGCGATCCGGAGATGATCCTGGGCATCCAAGAGGTTGTTTCGATCCCGGTGATGGCGAAGGCCCGCATCGGCCACTTTGTCGAGGCGCAGGTTCTGGAGGCGCTGGAGGTGGACTACATCGATGAGTCCGAAGTCCTGACCCCCGCCGACGAGGCGAACCACATAGACAAGCACGGCTTCGGGGTGCCGTTCGTCTGCGGGGCGACGAACCTCGGAGAAGCGCTCCGGCGCATCGGCGAGGGCGCGGCGATGATCCGGTCGAAAGGCGAGGCCGGAACGGGGAACGTGGTGGAGGCGACGCGGCACATGCGGGCCATCCGGGGCGGCATCAAACGCCTCGCGACGCTGGATGCCAACGAGACCATGGCCGAAGCCAAGAACCTCGGTGCGCCTTACGAGCTGGTGAAGCACATCGCCCAGACGGGAGAACTCCCGGTCGTGCTGTTCACGGCGGGTGGCATCGCGACCCCGGCCGACGCGGCGATGATGATGCAGCTCGGGGCCGACGGCGTCTTTGTCGGGAGCGGCATCTTCAAGAGCGGCGACCCGGCAAAGCGGGCCGAAGCGATCGTCCGAGCGACCACGAACTTCCGCGACGCAAAGGCCATCGCGGAGGTGAGCAAGGGGCTCGGAGAGGCGATGGTCGGGCGCACGACCACCGACATGCCCGACTCCGAACGCCTCGCAACGCGCGGCTGGTAA
- the pdxT gene encoding pyridoxal 5'-phosphate synthase glutaminase subunit PdxT — translation MDNEKKRIGVLALQGAVREHLDILRSLGVEPVEVRDHDDLEDLDGLIIPGGESTAIGKMLVESGMLDSIRTFFYGGGAVWGTCAGMVLASSTTTGERLPLLGLMNAMVERNGFGTQVYSFEADLDVEGMDEPFTGVFIRAPYFDMVGPGVEVMAEHDGKIVAATGENILVTAFHPELTDDVRFHRYFIEEVCKE, via the coding sequence GTGGATAACGAAAAGAAACGGATAGGCGTCCTCGCGCTTCAGGGAGCGGTCCGGGAGCACCTCGACATCCTCCGCTCCCTCGGCGTCGAACCCGTCGAAGTCCGGGACCACGACGACCTCGAAGACCTCGATGGTCTTATAATACCGGGTGGGGAATCAACGGCGATCGGCAAGATGCTGGTCGAGTCGGGGATGCTGGACTCCATACGCACGTTCTTTTACGGGGGCGGGGCGGTGTGGGGGACGTGCGCCGGGATGGTGCTCGCCTCTTCTACCACGACGGGCGAGCGGCTGCCGCTGCTCGGCCTGATGAACGCAATGGTCGAGCGCAACGGCTTCGGGACGCAGGTCTATTCATTTGAGGCGGACCTTGACGTGGAGGGGATGGACGAGCCGTTCACCGGGGTCTTTATCCGTGCGCCGTACTTCGACATGGTCGGGCCGGGCGTGGAGGTCATGGCCGAGCACGACGGTAAAATAGTCGCTGCAACCGGGGAGAACATCCTTGTAACGGCGTTTCACCCGGAGCTCACGGACGATGTAAGATTTCACAGATACTTTATAGAGGAGGTCTGTAAAGAATGA
- a CDS encoding YebC/PmpR family DNA-binding transcriptional regulator, giving the protein MSGHSKWSTIKRKKGAADAKRGALFGKLSRAITVAAKEGGGDPEMNPNLSLAVQKAKDANMPNDNIDRAIAKGTGSGSDGSEYEAITYEGYAPGGVAVLVDVLTDNRNRTASDVRFIFTKNGGKLGTSGSVAYMFDRKGVIMVPADGLDEDELMLVALDTGAEDVVRENDYFRVTTEATDFMAVRQGLAEAGITCEDASLSMEPQNTVDLDASTAKQTLRLIDALEENDDVQEVFANFDVSEEVMAEVAG; this is encoded by the coding sequence ATGAGTGGACATTCCAAGTGGTCAACGATAAAGCGTAAAAAGGGCGCGGCCGATGCCAAGCGGGGCGCGCTCTTCGGCAAGCTCTCCCGCGCCATAACCGTCGCCGCGAAAGAGGGCGGCGGCGACCCGGAGATGAACCCGAACCTCTCGCTTGCGGTGCAGAAGGCCAAAGACGCCAACATGCCGAATGACAACATAGACCGCGCTATCGCCAAAGGAACCGGGTCGGGCTCGGACGGCTCCGAGTACGAAGCCATCACCTACGAGGGCTACGCGCCGGGCGGCGTCGCGGTGCTGGTGGACGTGCTGACCGACAACCGCAACCGTACCGCCTCGGACGTAAGGTTTATCTTCACCAAAAACGGCGGCAAGCTCGGGACGAGCGGGTCGGTCGCCTACATGTTCGACCGGAAGGGCGTGATCATGGTCCCGGCGGACGGCCTCGACGAAGACGAGCTCATGCTCGTCGCGCTCGACACCGGGGCCGAGGATGTGGTTCGGGAGAACGACTACTTTCGCGTAACCACCGAAGCCACCGACTTCATGGCCGTCCGGCAGGGTCTTGCCGAAGCCGGGATAACCTGCGAGGACGCCAGCCTCTCGATGGAGCCGCAGAACACGGTAGACCTCGACGCTTCTACCGCGAAGCAGACCCTCCGTCTAATAGACGCCCTGGAAGAAAACGATGACGTACAGGAAGTCTTCGCCAACTTCGATGTAAGCGAGGAAGTCATGGCTGAGGTAGCGGGGTAG